A DNA window from Chelativorans sp. AA-79 contains the following coding sequences:
- the murD gene encoding UDP-N-acetylmuramoyl-L-alanine--D-glutamate ligase, with amino-acid sequence MIPATTFNGKKVALFGLGGSGLATAHALVAGGAQVLAWDDNPDSVAKAKADGIATGDLRDADWSTVGTLLLSPGVPLTHPRPHWSAQLARAAGAEIIGDVELFVRERRAHAPRAPFVAITGTNGKSTTTALIAHVLAAAGRDTQMGGNIGRAVMTLDPPSPDRHYVVECSSYQIDLAPSLDPSAGVLLNLTPDHLDRHGTMENYAAIKERLVAGSETAIIGVDDDHCRAIADRLERAGRKVERISVTGRLEQGFFAEGAQLMRAERGRAEPLLSLEGIGSLRGRHNAQNALAAAAACLACGLSQAEIQAGFASFPGLAHRMEQVGRRGRVLFVNDSKATNADAAAPALSSFPRIYWIAGGLPKAGGIESLKPFFPRIAKAYLVGEAAPVFAATIGEATAYEISGTIAAAVEHAARDAADDPAGEVVVLLSPACASFDQFRNFEVRGEAFREAVRALPGIERIGETRG; translated from the coding sequence ATGATCCCCGCCACCACCTTCAACGGGAAAAAGGTCGCGCTTTTCGGCCTCGGTGGCTCGGGACTGGCCACGGCTCATGCGCTCGTGGCGGGCGGAGCGCAGGTCCTCGCCTGGGACGACAATCCCGACAGCGTTGCGAAGGCGAAGGCGGACGGCATCGCGACAGGCGATCTGCGCGACGCCGACTGGAGCACTGTCGGAACGCTGCTTCTCTCGCCCGGCGTCCCGCTCACCCATCCACGCCCGCACTGGAGCGCGCAGCTTGCACGGGCGGCGGGGGCCGAGATCATCGGCGACGTCGAGCTTTTCGTGCGTGAGCGGCGTGCGCATGCGCCGCGGGCGCCGTTCGTCGCCATCACCGGCACCAATGGCAAGTCGACCACCACGGCGCTCATCGCCCATGTGCTTGCAGCCGCCGGGCGTGACACGCAGATGGGCGGCAATATCGGACGTGCCGTGATGACGCTCGATCCGCCGTCGCCGGACCGCCACTACGTGGTCGAATGCTCCTCCTACCAGATCGATCTCGCGCCTTCCCTCGATCCTTCCGCCGGCGTGCTTCTCAACCTGACCCCCGACCATCTCGACCGGCACGGCACGATGGAGAACTACGCCGCCATCAAGGAGCGGCTGGTCGCCGGCAGCGAAACCGCCATCATCGGCGTGGACGACGATCATTGCCGCGCGATCGCGGATCGGCTGGAGAGGGCTGGCCGCAAGGTGGAGCGGATCTCCGTGACCGGAAGGCTCGAGCAGGGCTTCTTCGCGGAAGGCGCGCAGTTGATGCGCGCTGAAAGAGGCCGGGCGGAACCGCTCCTTTCGCTCGAAGGCATCGGCTCGCTGCGCGGGCGGCACAACGCGCAGAACGCGCTTGCCGCGGCGGCTGCCTGCCTCGCCTGCGGCCTTTCGCAGGCGGAGATCCAGGCAGGCTTTGCGAGCTTCCCCGGTCTCGCGCACCGCATGGAGCAGGTGGGCAGGCGCGGCCGCGTGCTCTTCGTCAACGATTCCAAGGCCACGAATGCCGATGCCGCAGCACCTGCGCTCTCCTCCTTCCCGCGGATCTACTGGATCGCGGGCGGGCTGCCCAAGGCGGGCGGCATCGAGAGCCTCAAGCCCTTCTTCCCGCGCATCGCCAAGGCCTATCTCGTGGGCGAGGCCGCGCCCGTCTTCGCCGCCACCATCGGGGAGGCGACAGCCTACGAGATTTCGGGTACCATCGCTGCCGCCGTCGAGCACGCAGCGCGGGATGCGGCTGACGATCCCGCGGGCGAAGTGGTGGTCCTGTTGTCGCCGGCCTGTGCGAGTTTCGATCAGTTTAGGAATTTCGAGGTAAGGGGAGAGGCGTTCCGCGAAGCGGTGCGCGCCCTGCCGGGCATCGAACGCATTGGGGAGACGAGGGGATGA
- a CDS encoding D-alanine--D-alanine ligase, with protein MTKKHVAVLLGGFSSERPVSLSSGNSCADALEAEGYRVTRVDVSRDIGRVLSELKPDVAFNALHGPYGEDGTVQGVLEFLGIPYTHSGVLASALAMDKELAKIVARSAGIPVAPSLVINRFEIGNDHPMEPPYVVKPVAEGSSFGVVIVREGQANPPQILGAAEWAYGERVMVERYMHGRELTCAVMGDRSLGICEIVPVGHNFYDYDSKYVPGGSKHVCPAELSPNIYQKIETLALKAHQVIGCRGVSRSDFRFDDRLPGEEGIVWLEINTQPGMTPTSLVPDIAAQAGIEFGALLSWMVEDASCSR; from the coding sequence ATGACGAAGAAGCACGTGGCTGTGCTCCTGGGCGGGTTTTCGTCCGAAAGGCCGGTTTCGCTGTCCTCGGGCAATTCCTGTGCCGATGCACTTGAAGCGGAGGGATATCGCGTCACGCGTGTCGACGTCTCGCGCGATATCGGTCGCGTGCTCTCCGAATTGAAGCCCGATGTCGCCTTCAACGCCCTGCATGGGCCTTATGGCGAGGATGGTACGGTCCAGGGCGTGCTGGAATTTCTCGGAATCCCCTATACGCATTCGGGTGTCCTCGCCTCCGCGCTTGCAATGGACAAGGAGCTCGCCAAGATCGTCGCGCGATCGGCCGGCATCCCCGTTGCGCCTTCGCTCGTGATCAATCGCTTCGAGATCGGAAACGACCATCCGATGGAGCCGCCTTACGTGGTGAAGCCCGTCGCCGAGGGGTCCAGCTTCGGGGTGGTGATCGTGCGCGAAGGGCAGGCGAACCCGCCGCAGATCCTCGGGGCCGCCGAATGGGCCTATGGCGAGCGGGTGATGGTGGAGCGCTACATGCACGGGCGCGAGCTTACCTGCGCGGTGATGGGCGATCGGTCGCTCGGGATCTGCGAGATCGTGCCCGTGGGGCACAACTTCTATGATTACGATTCGAAATACGTCCCGGGCGGGTCAAAACACGTTTGTCCGGCAGAACTTTCACCGAATATTTACCAAAAAATAGAAACACTGGCGCTTAAGGCACATCAAGTGATTGGCTGCCGGGGTGTGAGCCGTTCGGACTTCCGCTTCGACGACCGACTTCCAGGGGAAGAAGGGATCGTCTGGCTTGAGATCAACACGCAACCCGGCATGACGCCGACCTCCTTGGTGCCGGATATCGCCGCGCAGGCGGGGATCGAATTTGGGGCACTGTTGAGTTGGATGGTGGAGGACGCGTCTTGTTCGCGTTGA
- a CDS encoding cell division protein FtsQ/DivIB, which produces MFALNAVEKWRSGEAGIILPRWLRKPARMVQRMRLGEAEPPRFATSGATAVLFALAGVYGVIEGGHSEDVLQAMTSRVGFAINNVEISGNRETSEIDVLQQVGLDGWTSMVGFDVREARERIVELPWVESTTVRKVYPATLAIDMVEKRPFALWQQGSAVVIIEENGDIIAPFDGGRHALLPLVIGMGADKAGPELIASVEKVRGLKGRVRAYIRIADRRWDLRLNNGVTIKLPEKGVEEALAEASRLDAEYSLFSRDITAIDLRLSDRLTVALAPAAAEAHQKAFEEMEKRRRKGARI; this is translated from the coding sequence TTGTTCGCGTTGAACGCGGTGGAGAAGTGGCGTTCCGGCGAAGCCGGCATCATATTGCCGCGCTGGCTGCGCAAGCCGGCGCGCATGGTCCAGCGCATGCGGCTGGGCGAAGCCGAACCGCCGCGCTTTGCCACGAGCGGCGCAACGGCGGTTCTCTTCGCGCTCGCAGGCGTTTATGGCGTGATCGAAGGGGGGCATTCGGAAGACGTGCTCCAGGCCATGACCTCCCGCGTCGGCTTCGCCATCAACAATGTGGAGATCTCCGGCAATCGTGAGACCTCCGAGATCGACGTGCTGCAGCAGGTCGGGCTCGACGGCTGGACCTCGATGGTGGGCTTCGATGTGCGCGAGGCGCGCGAGCGCATCGTCGAGCTTCCCTGGGTCGAGAGCACGACGGTGCGCAAGGTCTATCCCGCGACGCTCGCCATCGACATGGTCGAAAAGAGGCCTTTTGCGCTGTGGCAGCAGGGCAGCGCGGTCGTCATCATCGAAGAAAACGGCGACATTATCGCGCCTTTCGACGGGGGGCGCCATGCGTTGCTGCCGCTGGTCATCGGCATGGGTGCCGACAAGGCCGGGCCGGAGCTCATCGCCTCCGTGGAAAAAGTGCGCGGACTTAAGGGGCGCGTGCGGGCCTATATCCGTATTGCCGATCGGCGCTGGGATCTCAGATTGAACAATGGCGTGACGATCAAGCTGCCGGAGAAGGGCGTGGAGGAAGCATTGGCCGAAGCGTCCCGCCTCGACGCCGAGTATTCGCTGTTCTCCCGTGACATCACGGCGATCGACCTGCGTCTTTCCGACAGGTTGACGGTGGCGCTCGCTCCGGCGGCCGCGGAGGCGCACCAGAAAGCGTTCGAGGAGATGGAGAAGCGTCGCAGGAAAGGGGCCAGGATATGA
- the murG gene encoding undecaprenyldiphospho-muramoylpentapeptide beta-N-acetylglucosaminyltransferase: MAGKAILLSAGGTGGHLFPAEALAHELRARGWSVHLATDERASRFAGSFPADGIHAVSSATFGSRNPLALARSGFAIWRGFKQSSVLINRMKPAVVVGFGGYPTVPPLYAAARRGVPTLIHEQNAVMGRANKALAARVTAIAGGFLPNGEGPFASKTVVTGNPVRPAVIEAAATPYASPAPGQSFRLLVFGGSQGAQYFSQAVPEAVRLLPEAARSRLAIVQQARPEDEAAVRAAYAELGIDAEVSPFFTDMARRIADAHLIISRSGASTVSEIAVIGRPAFLVPYPYALDHDQAANAAALERMGGAEIVAQEKLSPERLRGLLDVAMNAPEKLSAMAAAAKSVGRPDAARLLADLAEAIASGTTPGEIERRRSA, translated from the coding sequence ATGGCGGGAAAGGCGATCCTCCTGAGCGCGGGCGGCACCGGCGGACACCTTTTTCCAGCCGAAGCCCTCGCGCATGAATTGCGGGCGCGCGGCTGGTCGGTGCATCTCGCCACGGACGAGAGGGCCTCGCGCTTCGCCGGCAGCTTTCCCGCCGACGGGATCCATGCGGTCTCGTCGGCCACCTTCGGTTCCCGCAATCCGCTCGCCCTCGCGAGGAGCGGCTTTGCGATCTGGCGCGGCTTCAAGCAATCGAGCGTGCTGATCAACCGCATGAAGCCGGCCGTCGTCGTCGGCTTCGGCGGCTATCCCACCGTGCCGCCGCTCTATGCCGCCGCACGGCGCGGCGTGCCCACGCTGATCCACGAGCAGAACGCGGTGATGGGCCGCGCCAACAAGGCGCTCGCAGCCCGCGTAACGGCGATCGCCGGCGGCTTCCTGCCAAACGGCGAAGGTCCCTTCGCCTCAAAGACGGTGGTGACCGGCAATCCGGTGCGCCCGGCGGTCATCGAGGCGGCGGCCACACCCTACGCATCGCCGGCACCGGGACAGAGCTTCCGCCTGCTCGTCTTCGGCGGCAGCCAGGGCGCCCAGTATTTTTCCCAGGCGGTCCCCGAAGCGGTCCGCCTCCTGCCGGAAGCGGCGCGTTCCCGCCTCGCGATCGTGCAGCAGGCGCGCCCGGAGGACGAGGCGGCGGTGCGCGCGGCCTATGCCGAACTCGGCATCGACGCGGAGGTCTCGCCCTTCTTCACCGACATGGCCCGCCGCATCGCGGATGCCCATCTCATCATCTCCCGCTCCGGCGCGTCCACGGTCTCGGAGATCGCGGTCATCGGCCGGCCGGCCTTCCTCGTGCCCTATCCCTATGCGCTCGATCACGACCAGGCGGCCAACGCCGCCGCCCTCGAGCGGATGGGCGGCGCGGAGATCGTGGCGCAGGAAAAGCTCTCGCCCGAGCGGTTGCGTGGGCTTCTCGACGTCGCCATGAACGCGCCGGAAAAGCTTTCCGCGATGGCTGCCGCCGCAAAAAGCGTCGGGCGGCCGGACGCGGCGCGATTGCTTGCCGATCTCGCGGAGGCTATTGCCTCCGGAACGACGCCCGGCGAAATCGAACGGAGAAGAAGCGCATGA
- the murC gene encoding UDP-N-acetylmuramate--L-alanine ligase, whose amino-acid sequence MKMPQTIGVVHFIGIGGIGMSGIAEALHTLGYKVQGSDQAENANVARLREKGIKAFIGHAAENLGDAEVVVISSAIKRDNPEYVAAREKLLPIVRRAEMLAELMRFRQAVAIGGTHGKTTTTSMVAALLEAGGLDPTVINGGIINAYGTNARMGKGDWMVVEADESDGTFLKLPAEIAVVTNIDPEHLDHYGSFDRVREAFRQYVENVPFYGFGVMCIDHPEVQALVSRIEDRRVVTYGENLQADVRFENHRMDGAVSVFDIVLRARKSDAARVIKGLRLPMPGRHNVSNATAAIAVANELGIGEEAIRRGLSAFGGVKRRFTLTGTWNGVSIFDDYGHHPVEIRAVLRAAREASAGRIIAIAQPHRYTRLRDLFDDFSSCFNDADTVMVAPVYAAGEAPIEGFSSETLVAGLRAAGHRDARYIEGPEAVAPIVRATAREGDFVVFLGAGNITQWAYALPKELAS is encoded by the coding sequence ATGAAAATGCCGCAGACAATCGGAGTGGTGCATTTCATCGGCATCGGCGGCATCGGCATGAGCGGCATCGCCGAGGCGCTGCACACGCTGGGATACAAGGTGCAGGGCTCCGATCAGGCCGAGAACGCCAATGTCGCGCGCCTGCGCGAAAAGGGGATCAAGGCCTTCATCGGCCATGCCGCGGAGAATCTGGGCGATGCCGAGGTGGTCGTGATCTCCAGCGCCATCAAGCGCGACAATCCCGAATATGTGGCCGCGCGCGAAAAGCTGCTGCCCATCGTGCGCCGCGCCGAGATGCTGGCCGAGCTGATGCGCTTCCGCCAGGCGGTCGCCATCGGCGGCACGCATGGCAAGACCACGACCACCTCCATGGTCGCGGCCCTGCTCGAGGCCGGCGGACTCGACCCCACCGTCATCAATGGCGGCATCATCAACGCCTATGGCACCAACGCCCGCATGGGCAAGGGCGACTGGATGGTGGTGGAGGCCGACGAGAGCGACGGCACGTTCCTGAAGCTGCCCGCCGAGATCGCCGTCGTCACCAATATCGACCCCGAGCATCTCGACCATTACGGCTCCTTCGACCGCGTGCGCGAGGCCTTCCGCCAGTATGTGGAGAATGTGCCGTTCTACGGTTTCGGCGTCATGTGCATCGACCACCCGGAGGTGCAGGCGCTCGTCTCCCGCATCGAGGACCGCCGCGTCGTCACCTATGGCGAGAACCTGCAGGCCGACGTGCGCTTCGAGAACCACCGCATGGATGGCGCCGTCTCGGTCTTCGACATCGTCCTGCGGGCGCGCAAGAGCGACGCCGCGAGGGTGATCAAGGGCCTGCGGCTGCCCATGCCGGGCCGGCACAACGTCTCCAACGCCACCGCGGCGATCGCGGTCGCCAACGAACTCGGCATCGGCGAGGAGGCGATCCGCCGGGGGCTTTCGGCTTTCGGCGGCGTCAAGCGGCGCTTCACGCTCACGGGCACCTGGAACGGCGTCAGCATCTTCGACGATTACGGCCACCACCCGGTGGAGATCCGTGCCGTTCTCCGCGCCGCGCGCGAGGCCAGCGCGGGACGCATCATCGCCATTGCCCAGCCGCACCGCTATACGCGCCTGCGCGACCTCTTCGACGACTTCTCCTCCTGCTTCAACGATGCCGACACGGTGATGGTGGCGCCGGTCTATGCGGCGGGCGAGGCGCCCATAGAGGGTTTTTCGTCCGAGACTCTGGTGGCCGGGCTGCGGGCGGCCGGCCATCGTGACGCGCGCTATATCGAAGGGCCGGAGGCCGTCGCGCCCATCGTGCGCGCGACCGCCAGGGAGGGTGATTTCGTCGTCTTTCTCGGCGCCGGCAACATCACCCAGTGGGCCTATGCGCTGCCAAAGGAGCTCGCTTCGTGA
- the ftsW gene encoding putative lipid II flippase FtsW, producing the protein MISRTDRSMVANWWWTVDRWFLAAFLLLMGLGIVLSFAASPAVAERIGLESFHFVTRQIIFMIPAVAVLIGVSFLDPRQVRRMALAMLCLALVLMVATLFIGMEVKGSRRWLHLFGLSIQPSEYLKPAFVVICAWLFAEHARQPEIPGNLFAMLLLGLVVALLVAQPDLGQTMLVLGTWGAMFFIAGMPWLWIAVLGALGVGGAVAAYSAFPHVAERIDRFVTGEGDTYQVDMSLEALTRGGWLGQGPGEGSVKRILPDSHTDFVFAVAGEEFGLVMCLLILSLFAFVVLRGLVIARRQEDDFTRYALSGLVVLFGFQSIINMAVNVRMMPAKGMTLPFISYGGSSLVAMAISMGFVLALARRRPEKRRPVSFSAISGRAAATG; encoded by the coding sequence ATGATCAGCCGTACCGACCGCAGCATGGTTGCGAACTGGTGGTGGACCGTCGACCGATGGTTCCTCGCCGCCTTCCTTCTCCTCATGGGACTCGGCATCGTGCTCTCCTTCGCGGCAAGCCCGGCGGTGGCCGAGCGCATCGGGCTCGAAAGCTTCCATTTCGTCACCCGCCAGATCATCTTCATGATCCCGGCCGTCGCGGTGCTCATCGGCGTCTCCTTCCTCGATCCCCGTCAGGTGCGGCGGATGGCGCTGGCCATGCTCTGCCTGGCGCTCGTCCTCATGGTCGCCACGCTCTTCATCGGCATGGAGGTGAAGGGCTCGCGGCGCTGGCTCCATCTGTTCGGCCTGTCGATCCAGCCGTCGGAATATCTGAAGCCTGCTTTCGTGGTCATCTGCGCCTGGCTCTTCGCCGAGCATGCGCGGCAGCCGGAGATCCCCGGCAACCTCTTCGCCATGCTGCTCCTCGGTCTGGTCGTGGCGCTGCTCGTCGCCCAGCCGGATCTCGGCCAGACCATGCTGGTGCTGGGCACCTGGGGCGCCATGTTCTTCATCGCAGGCATGCCGTGGCTGTGGATCGCCGTGCTCGGCGCGCTCGGCGTCGGCGGGGCGGTGGCCGCCTATTCGGCCTTCCCGCACGTGGCCGAGCGCATCGACCGCTTCGTCACCGGCGAGGGCGACACCTATCAGGTGGATATGAGCCTTGAGGCGCTCACGCGCGGCGGCTGGCTCGGCCAGGGGCCGGGCGAGGGCTCGGTGAAGCGCATCCTGCCCGACAGCCACACGGATTTCGTCTTCGCCGTTGCCGGCGAGGAGTTCGGCCTCGTCATGTGCCTGCTGATCCTTTCGCTCTTCGCCTTCGTCGTGCTCAGGGGCCTCGTGATCGCCCGCCGGCAGGAGGACGATTTCACCCGCTATGCACTCTCGGGCCTCGTCGTGCTCTTCGGCTTCCAGTCGATCATCAACATGGCGGTGAATGTGCGCATGATGCCCGCCAAGGGCATGACGCTGCCCTTCATTTCCTACGGCGGCTCCTCGCTCGTCGCCATGGCCATCTCCATGGGCTTCGTGCTGGCGCTGGCGCGCCGCCGGCCGGAGAAGCGGCGTCCCGTGAGCTTCTCCGCCATTTCCGGCCGGGCGGCGGCAACCGGCTGA
- the murB gene encoding UDP-N-acetylmuramate dehydrogenase, with amino-acid sequence MTRGAALLERLGDRLAGLRGRLTPDAGMDKITWFRAGGEADAFFQPQDEEDLAAFLKAVPEEIPVTIVGIGSNLLVREGGIRGFVVRLSAKGFGNAEVVSPTRIRAGAAIPDKRLSAAALEAGIGGFHFYHGIPGGLGGALRMNAGANGVETRERVVEVRALDRKGELHVLSNADMGYSYRKSKAPADLVFTSAVLEGYPEDREAIRAAMDAVQHHRETVQPIREKTGGSTFKNPEGTSAWKEIDKAGCRGLVIGGAQMSPMHCNFMINTGTATGYDLEYLGETVRARVLENSGIKLEWEIKRLGDFKLGHAIDPFLGQLL; translated from the coding sequence GTGACCCGCGGTGCCGCACTTCTCGAAAGGCTCGGCGATCGCCTTGCCGGCCTGCGCGGGCGACTGACGCCTGATGCCGGGATGGACAAGATCACCTGGTTCCGCGCCGGCGGCGAGGCGGATGCGTTCTTCCAGCCGCAGGACGAGGAGGATCTTGCAGCCTTCCTGAAGGCGGTGCCGGAGGAGATTCCCGTCACCATCGTCGGCATCGGCTCCAACCTCCTGGTGCGCGAGGGGGGTATCCGTGGCTTCGTGGTTCGCCTGTCGGCGAAGGGCTTCGGCAATGCGGAAGTCGTTTCGCCAACGCGCATCAGGGCAGGGGCGGCCATTCCCGACAAGCGGCTCTCGGCGGCAGCGCTCGAAGCGGGTATCGGCGGCTTCCATTTCTATCACGGCATTCCGGGCGGGCTCGGCGGCGCGCTGCGGATGAATGCCGGCGCCAACGGGGTGGAGACGCGCGAGCGCGTGGTGGAGGTACGCGCGCTCGACCGCAAGGGCGAGCTGCACGTGCTCTCCAATGCCGATATGGGCTACTCCTATCGCAAATCGAAAGCTCCGGCCGATCTCGTGTTCACTTCTGCCGTCCTCGAAGGCTATCCGGAGGACCGCGAGGCGATCCGCGCCGCGATGGATGCCGTCCAGCACCACCGCGAGACGGTGCAGCCCATCCGGGAGAAGACCGGCGGTTCGACCTTCAAGAACCCGGAAGGCACGTCTGCCTGGAAGGAGATCGACAAGGCGGGCTGCCGCGGGCTTGTGATCGGGGGCGCGCAGATGTCGCCCATGCACTGCAATTTCATGATCAACACGGGCACGGCCACCGGCTACGACCTGGAATATCTCGGCGAGACGGTGCGCGCGCGGGTGCTGGAGAATTCCGGCATCAAGCTCGAATGGGAGATCAAGCGCCTGGGCGATTTCAAGCTGGGCCATGCGATCGATCCCTTCCTGGGACAGTTGCTTTAG
- the lpxC gene encoding UDP-3-O-acyl-N-acetylglucosamine deacetylase — MGVQLLEYQTTLKSRFTLSGVGVHTGKAVSIHFNPAEPDTGIVFQRIDEGASGKVIRALASDVGATDLCTGLGDPAGDHVATVEHLMAALIGMGIDNVAIEIDGPEVPIMDGSASVFVEAFAQAGIVQLLEKRRYIRVVKPVRFESGSSWAEFQPYDGTRFEVEIDFETPAIGRQSFATDFSSGTFAKEIARARTFGFIKDVERLWAAGYALGSSLENSVVIGEDHRVINMEGLRYPDEFVRHKMLDAVGDLALAGARFIGCFRSYRGGHRINAAALRNLLTDRSAFEIVEAARRGGGRGAEMIAVNAPLYAPWVI; from the coding sequence CTGGGGGTACAATTGCTCGAATATCAAACGACTCTCAAGTCGCGTTTCACGCTGTCGGGCGTCGGCGTCCATACCGGCAAGGCCGTTTCCATCCATTTCAACCCCGCCGAGCCCGATACGGGCATCGTGTTCCAGCGCATCGACGAAGGCGCCTCCGGCAAGGTCATCCGCGCGCTCGCGTCGGATGTGGGCGCGACGGACCTTTGCACCGGCCTCGGCGATCCGGCGGGTGACCATGTGGCCACCGTCGAGCATCTCATGGCCGCGCTGATCGGCATGGGCATCGACAATGTGGCGATCGAGATCGACGGCCCGGAAGTTCCCATCATGGACGGCAGCGCATCGGTCTTCGTCGAGGCCTTCGCGCAGGCGGGCATCGTCCAGCTTTTGGAGAAGCGGCGCTATATCCGGGTCGTCAAGCCCGTCCGCTTTGAATCGGGTAGCTCGTGGGCCGAGTTCCAGCCTTACGACGGCACGCGATTCGAGGTCGAGATCGATTTCGAGACGCCGGCCATCGGCCGCCAGTCCTTCGCCACCGATTTTTCGTCCGGAACCTTCGCGAAGGAGATCGCGCGGGCACGCACCTTCGGCTTCATCAAGGATGTGGAGCGGCTGTGGGCGGCGGGCTACGCGCTCGGCTCCTCACTCGAGAACTCGGTCGTGATCGGCGAGGATCATCGCGTCATCAATATGGAAGGCCTGCGCTACCCGGACGAGTTCGTGCGCCACAAGATGCTCGATGCCGTGGGCGACCTTGCGCTCGCCGGCGCGCGCTTCATCGGCTGCTTCCGCTCCTATCGCGGCGGCCACCGCATCAATGCGGCCGCACTTCGCAACCTGCTCACCGACCGTTCGGCCTTCGAGATCGTCGAGGCCGCACGGCGCGGCGGCGGGCGCGGCGCTGAGATGATCGCGGTCAACGCGCCGCTCTATGCCCCCTGGGTGATCTGA
- the ftsA gene encoding cell division protein FtsA produces MSWFLGNRGAAQRSGIITVLDVGSSKVCCIIARLLPDENMRALPHRTHRIKVVGIGHQKSQGLKSGVVIDLDRAEQAIRLAVDAAERMAGLTVDSLIVNVSAGRIRSEGASATINLGGHEVANADIARVLLAGARQALRAEREVVHSLAVGFTLDLERGIRDPRGMMGDTLGVDMHVVTADAVPLRNLELCINRAHLSVERMVATPYASGLAALVDDEAEMGAACIDMGGGTTTMSVFVEGKFVHADGLPIGGNHVTMDLARGLSIRLDDAERLKVMHGSALPASAADDRDMVSIQPIGGEDVDQPLQVPRSVMTRIVRARIEEILELVRDRLNRSGYGALVGRRVVLTGGASQLTGLPEAARRLLGRNVRLGRPLGVAGLPEAAKGAAFAAPIGLLIYPQVAEFESRAAAKGGIFMRSTGTGGRLHRVGQWLRDSF; encoded by the coding sequence ATGAGCTGGTTCCTGGGTAATCGTGGCGCGGCGCAGCGTTCGGGCATCATCACCGTTCTCGACGTCGGCTCGAGCAAGGTGTGCTGCATCATCGCCAGGCTATTGCCGGACGAGAACATGCGCGCGCTGCCGCACAGGACCCATCGGATCAAGGTGGTCGGTATCGGCCATCAGAAGTCGCAGGGCCTGAAATCGGGCGTGGTGATCGATCTCGACCGGGCGGAGCAGGCCATCCGGCTCGCCGTGGACGCGGCGGAGCGTATGGCGGGGCTCACCGTCGATTCGCTCATCGTCAATGTCTCGGCCGGGCGCATCCGCAGCGAGGGGGCGTCCGCGACCATCAATCTCGGCGGGCACGAGGTTGCCAATGCCGACATCGCGCGGGTGCTGCTTGCCGGTGCGCGCCAGGCGCTGCGCGCCGAGCGCGAGGTGGTGCATTCGCTGGCCGTGGGCTTCACGCTCGATCTGGAGCGCGGCATCCGCGACCCGCGGGGCATGATGGGAGACACGCTCGGCGTCGACATGCATGTGGTGACGGCCGATGCCGTCCCGCTCCGGAATCTGGAGCTTTGCATCAACCGCGCGCATCTTTCGGTGGAGCGCATGGTGGCCACGCCCTATGCGAGCGGGCTTGCTGCACTCGTCGACGACGAGGCGGAGATGGGGGCGGCCTGCATCGACATGGGCGGCGGCACCACCACCATGTCCGTGTTCGTGGAGGGGAAGTTCGTTCATGCCGACGGCCTGCCCATCGGCGGCAATCACGTGACGATGGACCTCGCGCGCGGGCTGTCCATCCGGCTCGACGATGCGGAGCGGCTCAAGGTGATGCACGGCTCGGCGCTGCCGGCGAGTGCCGCCGACGACCGCGACATGGTGTCGATCCAGCCGATCGGCGGCGAGGACGTGGACCAGCCGCTGCAGGTGCCCCGCTCGGTGATGACGCGCATCGTTCGGGCACGCATCGAAGAGATCCTGGAACTGGTGCGTGACAGGCTCAATCGTTCTGGATACGGCGCCCTGGTCGGTCGCCGTGTCGTGCTCACGGGCGGCGCAAGCCAGCTCACGGGTTTGCCGGAAGCCGCACGCCGGCTTCTGGGGCGGAATGTCCGCCTCGGTCGGCCGCTTGGCGTGGCGGGCCTGCCTGAGGCGGCGAAGGGGGCGGCCTTTGCGGCCCCGATCGGTCTCTTGATCTATCCGCAGGTGGCGGAGTTCGAGAGCCGGGCGGCGGCCAAGGGCGGCATTTTCATGCGCTCCACGGGGACAGGAGGCAGGTTGCATCGTGTCGGCCAGTGGTTGCGAGACAGTTTTTGA